The window TTGGGGTACGATAGGCTGTACAATGTTTTAATTTAACTGCGTTTGTGCAACATTAGTAAATCTACACTAAGCGCTGCACGTAAGTGTGTGGCACAAAATACCTGTAATTTACTGTTTAACCTTGCGTTTAACCCCTCGTCACCCGGCTAGTCTAGTTGTGTAGCGGTAAGTCCATTGATCTTGCGCAAAAAGGGGTAAAGGCAGGTATGCAACTTAGTAAAAAGCTGCATTTTTTAAATGCGTCATTTTAAACATCAGTATCAATCTAGTCCCAAAAGTCATCTTGTATTTTTTGACGCCGAGACGCAGAAGTTTCAATGTCAACATGGGGACGAGGATGTATGAGTACGTTTTGTAGCCAGTTCTTTTGATAAACACAATACAAGTTCAAAACTTTACAAAATGTTTGTAGGACGATGCGTGTGGTAGTCTGTTGCCATGATAACTCATCGGTTAAATGTTGGATCAGGAGACAAATCGACCAAAAACATTTCTTTGCTCTAGCAGTTTCAATTGTACCCTGCGCTCCACCGAAACTACTCCCTATATTAACAATTCCCGTTGTCTCTGAGCGAGAGAAAAATTAGGtacagtttttttatatatgcacGACGTTTGGGGAAGAAATGTAATGGTCAGAGTCATGCTAGCTACGGCTACTTTGCAAGTTGCGATTTTGGGGTTTAGATTGGAGAAAGTTACTAAATTTTATCTTCTAAATACTTGGAGATAAATTAACTTTATTAATGTGTTAAAATGAATATTTTGTAACGTTGTTGAGGCAAGTATAAACTTTTAGACGAACTacgaaacggctgttggttttcaactttagtgacttacacgaaagtcgagctaatgGCGCTGGAAACgtttatgatcactgaggacaaaaacaacagctTAAATATCACATTGGGCATCCAAATAtaactaaaaacaacaaaaaagtttcCCACATATGGTGGATATTATGATTTATTCGATATAAGTACTTACCTTGCTTTTACTCAAACTTTCTAATAAAACTTCAACATTTTTGcatgaaaacatgtttattgTACATAAAGCCAGCCTAAGCAACaacaatgaattaaaaaatatttaggggTATTAGTTATCTTCAAagcagcattttttaaaaatacagttCCTCGTGTTGTCTCTGTTCCCTCGTCAAAACAAATTTTCGATAACAAAAACAGCTCTTCGTGTTGTCTCTTCAAAAACTTTCGTTTACTGATATTTAATTAAGAAATTTCACATACCATACctaattttaccactaaaaagtATAGTTAaggaaaaatttttctttttttagaaaatagaaataaaaaagtagcaaacaaatcataaaaaatgaattatttctaaataggttgtctagacgtctatgtggTTCTGAATGTGGTTAATTTCTTGCACCTTGACCTTTTGAGTGGTCCATTTATTACACGCTTTTCTTCATAAATTGTGGGGATTAAGCTAATTGAATCAgtttgtagcccctttaatgGCTACGTCACATCGTGTGGAGCAGCATGGATCTAGCCTGTTTGGTCTATTAAACTGCCTTTATCTTAGCCAGCATtcttgtgttttaaaaatactttaacaGATGTGCGGCGTGAAATATACCTATACTAAGCGGGTTAACCGCTCAACGCCGGATTACCCAGAAAGTTCACttaagttgttatttttttgccacAACTAAAAAACACAATTAGGGAAACTTGaacatttattatatttacaaaaaaaaaaaaaaaaactgcacaaaacatcttttttttgtAGGTTTTGACGCGAGAACCTATTACATCGACTGCAAAGGCTTTTCGCATTAAAGCATAAAACAATACGCTAACAAAAAAGTCACGTAAACTTACAcaattatatacaaaatttcttttaataggattaacacaacaacaaaaaaatatactaCTGTGAGGACGTGAACAATTCTCCAGTAAAGGGTAGCTTTTATGAAAGCAAGTCAATGCAAATTGTTGAATACAGATCTAGTTTATTCCACGGCGCCATCAAAACTGTGGGGATACGAATAATACCATATGCAGAGCAGAACAAAATAGCAGCTACAGTTGGCACAGCAAGCGATACATTCTTTTATATTATACTTGTTCATTACAACTAAGCCTAAGCACTCTGCCAACTTTGCTCCACGATAGCCTGTACCTTCTTTTCGTATTCTCGTTTATTTTCTTGATATAGCTGTGCTGCTAAACTGTTTGCAGGACTATTTGGGTTTGGTTCATCGAGTAATGACtacgcaaaaaaataaaacatcaatTAGTATATGCCATTACATTGTATAAACGCTGCATCCGAAACGTCGCATTGTGGAAAAAAACGTTTATTTCACGCACTACCAAGAGAATTACTTTTCGCCAGAACTTAATTTTGgcgagaactaattttcgcgaagttAGCAAGTCCTACCTAATCGCGAAATGTAATTCTTATTAGGACTTGCTAACTTAATGAAAATTAGTTCTTGCGAAGttggttcttttttattttcaaaacatttctcgcgaaaattaatcccctTAAGAAAATATTTCGGGAGAATTACATCTCGCAAATTTCGTGACAGCTTTTTGTCTTAAAATATATCGCTTTAGGGATCTATTTTGTGATTGACACTGACAAGCTGGGCAGTCATACTGAGAACCTTAAATgtacttaaaaaatgattttgaatttATGTATAACCAAATATCTACATACCTGTATCGATGTGAGGATGGAAGAGACATCATATGTCGGACTCCACCGGTTCTGTAAAATATCCAGGCAAATACCGCCATCAGCGTAAACTGAAAATAACAGAACAGTAACACATAGATAGACATACACAATATTAAATGTAACAGGGTTACAGAAGAAAACACAGGAATACGTGTGGGTTTATTTGggatttttttaaggaaatttaAGATGATTCAGGGAGCGTAGCAAACCTAAGTAACAAAATCAGTGCAAAGAGGaaatcataataaaattaaatgcatAATTAAAGATATGAGGAGtcaaaacagatttttttggGAAATCAAATTACATTTGGACCAATTTaaatacaattaatttttgattgTTAAACAGACCAatcgtattttatttttttaagaacagtGGCCAGCCTGATACATTTACATACTGTTATTATACtaattttgtatatttaaacGCAGCACGCACCTTCATAAggttaaaattgaatttttatttctgaAATTTAACTTTAGCAGATTAAAAAATATACTTCATAAAAGCGTTTGCAAGTGCCCTAAAAAAAATCCTAAGACATTTAAATTGAGTACCCTaaggaaagaaatttttgtggttATTTAtggactttttaaatttattttcgtgaatttataaaattgaatttacgaaacaagaaaatattatttaccatttggatgaaacatttttgataaaaattttacGATTGGTGGCTTGTTCGGATATTCTTCGGTGAATTCCATTATTAAGCGAAATGTGCCTGAAAAGAAAACTTGTGTAATAACTTATCCGATCATATTATATTATAGTACATCACATTATCAAGACGCAGAATATCATAGTACATCATATTATTAAGACGCAAATTAAAGTATACCTCCTTCAAATGGTGTGTCATCAGgtctaaagaaaaaaagaaaatccacATACAATAGACATTAAATTGTAAAAAGCAATTGAAAAAATTAACGTGTCTCGCAATGGTCTAAGATGAACGGTACAGTCTACGCTATACAATATATTAGGCTAACTAGAAGACTGCAGAAAATGATTTGGCTAATCTTACCCAAATATAACTGCATTCCATTGCATGATGTTATTTTCTGTGGGAGCGCCACTTACACCTGCAGGTGGATCatcttgcagtctaataaaataaACGATTTATATTCATAAACCTAACTAAGATATTCCTGAGAATCAATTAAAAATCTACTTTTTTCTTTACATCAGAAGCTATTTTAAAACCTATGACATACTCAAATTTACCCAAATCATTACCCAAATCAAATCATATATTTATAATCTGTTAGTTTTGTCATATTTATATCAAAAACAAaactcagaaaaaaaaattactcatgaagatgtatttttaaattaaatgcaGGCTCTTCCTAAAAATTCTATGGTTATGCCTAGTACAAAACGATGTTTCCTTTTTGATTTTGATCCTTTACAATGAAAATACTACTGGGTTGTCATGTCATGATGGATTCAACAAAGTTTCTTTAAAGGCTGCCTTCGTGCCTATTTTGCAGCTTACAAtgacattttcaacaaaataacaGGATGGTGCCGTTGTGTCACCGTAGCTGCTGCAATTTAATATGgctgagtgaatgttaccagagccccgggttaaccccaGCCATGTGAGTAAAATTAAGGAGATGGCATACTGTGTGCGCCAAGAGTTGTTTGATAGAGCGCGgatcctaattgggtctgcatagctcaaaatgagcaataAATACTCTAGGCCTGCCCATTTATAACCCATAACccctcctgaaaataatagacaaggtatatccctcaatatttgtgaggttaGCCATGTAAaacatgcacatctatctatggAGGGGGTTATTGGTTGatacatatatattatttttgttgtgtttaaaCGTGTATATTGATATGTTTGTTCAGTGTGTTGACAGTTTTAAAATGACTGGTTTCTTGTTAGCTTTCACCAATAACCTATATCCAATAACACTTacaatgttcttataaaattcatGTCACACAATGACAAAGCTATTTCTTTACTTCTCTGAAAATAATGTTAGTAACAATTTGCACTGGTAGTGGAAttctttgaaaatattttcataagaaCAACTTTTGTTTTCCTTTTCATAACTCTACTTTCCTTTtcatcaacatttttttaatctgCCTGAATTATTCCGAACATGCAAAATAGCACTGTCTACCAGTTTGTTGATCTGGTGAGAAAAAAGCATGATGCTTTTAGTAATCTTGGCTAAGTGTATTAAGGTgacagtaacccttttaaaaatcggaattttttttacataatttgttacaaaaggttattttcagaccatatatatatgtcaatattttttctgttataacacacttgtcacgattatatagctaaaatactattatctttcaccaaataTATTCAGACTcgacaattcctctttaaattaaaacttatgtataattaattagttctgccaaATATAGTTTAAGTCTATGTGcctgcaaaattgtacagaaaaaacaacgtaattattaaagagaaaccttaaatacaacaaagatggcacattatgtagaaatttaagataatcttcattatgctacactgcacaagctttaactttcgatagcattttcgtttcaCTTTCacaaattttcagacatgcttggtgagCCATGCAGCCATGATATGGTGTGGGGAaatctatttttcttttaacagcgttcaatgcagcaggggatggtaacaaagaatcttttgagaaaacaaaaggctattgctaaaaaaatatgaatgaacAAAAACGCTTCACACacagggttaacccaaggttcatttaaaaacagaagctgatgatttttaggaaatagtaaaaaatgatataaataaaacactaagTATATAATTCggctatttggacagctaaaaaagaattactgccaccttaatggagaaaaattttcaaaaacaactcATGAACCTTAAGTTAACCAACTTCCAGCAAAGTTTGTTATAGCTCAGGTCTGGAAATTTATCAACTTTAGAGAAATGATTCATTGCTGTCACCCTCAGAAGCTTACAGAAACTATAGCACATActgtttttattacaaaattatttaaacaaaTGGCTCGCTACATAACTTTATATTTTGACTATCCCTCaaaacaactttgcaaaaaCTAGTGAACCGGCGGGCTTTTGTGCGGGTCAAGCAAAAAAGGAATCAAGTGAAACGTCCTGGTTGCGCAAATATGCCTCAATATGGTGATCACATTGTGGAGAACACAGGTTTGCAACTTTGGGAGTTACCCTGGAGGTTTGGATTAAAggcttcttttcattttttagtgGTTTTAAGGATTTTagcaaacttttagaaaaacaagaaaggCCAAAGTAGTTGGTAAAACTTCTTGAGTTTAAGTTGATTTTCactagtatatatatttttaaaatttttaatggtCAGTCATAGGATGTGAATTGAACCTCTGAGCCACTTGCAAATCAATTTAATAATGAAAGAAGTCAGTTTGATTTACTTCCATTCTTAAATCGATTTGTGAGTGACACTTTTATGTGGTCCATAGTTTCTTTAACTTCTATTTTAGAGAATTTTTACCTGAACTATGTGATGCCTTTAAGGCTttaacctttttgaatgttcatATTTTCCCGGTAAGCCCTTTCGGCTTTAACAATTGTGTGCCAGGCAAAAAGATGTGGGCACTAGGTGAAGTGAAGTCCTTCTTAGTCTGTTTCCTTGCACGAGGATATCATTAtgactttatataaatatatgtgaATCAGAAGTTATGGATCTACACTTGATAATAGTTTATAAAGCCTCAAAAATGTTTCCGTAGTAGAAAAAAATAGGCATTCTATAACCCAattaagagggtgccgataagccacaaacgcccgcatatacaAGGGCGAGtttgggcgacttttcgaattaaattgacggttgtccgccgaaaacgcccgcactttccaGAACACGCCCGGAACATTCCTGAAATGCAACATCTTGTTACACAAACATGACGGAAGACAGTTGAAAGaacgcgcttgaagagaaaggaggtaataaagtttatatatatataagttatttatcaagtaaatcttatcaaaaaccataaaaaacagttcttttaaaaacttagctaccatatagttagtttattctaatttttatacttttttaaataattcttcgagagtcattatggtgaattttttttttcgggcattgttcaggactatgcgggtttttttgggcaaatacctgaattttttttaaaacacagaactcgcccgaaaacggtCGCACTTTTTACGGAGTATGCACCCTCGTACCCAATTACACTTCTCAATATTCTGCTACTTAGAAGATGTAGACGCTTACTTAGGTTATTACAAGGCTGCTGGTAATAGAAATTGCTCAGTTGGTTTGAAAGTAATATAACAGTAAAAATCAACCGAAAATCAAGAAATTTTGCCAACTCCTTTCGATTTTCTTGTTGGCAGAAAAGTTCTAACCTTTTAAAGTCTCGCATTAGTCTTCGTCGGGCTGGAGTTGACATATCTACCTTCTTGTGTTAAAAAAAAGCACAGGAATAGGACTGCCCTTGTTATGAGACTATGGCCAGATAATTTTCAAACAAGCGAAAAGAGACGATCTTGTTTCACACCACCgacattttctttattttacgaAAAGTATGTTATGACTCGATATTTTTtgtcaataaaattttatacCAAGTTTAAAACAGGTAGAGCGAGGTAAATTATTAAATATGACGTCATACTCTATTTCGTGGGACGGGGCCCTCGCGACAGGGGGCATACCCCTCCATTCTCCCTTGGCCCCTTTTAACTGACTGGAATTTTATGccgtttttgcaaattttgtaaGTACGGTACACATCCGCTAATTCGAATGCCATTAATTCGAACATTCGCCATTCAGAACAAAATTTTTGGTCCCTTGCTTTATGAAACTCTTCTATTTACtgctgcttaattcgaactatCGTTTATTCGAACATATATTTCGATCCCTTGCGTGTCCGAATTAGGGGAGGTGTACTCTACCACAATTTCTCTAATTTAGTGCAGCCTCTAATCAGTGGTGACATCCAGGTGAAAAGTACAGCTTATCACAGGACAGTCAAAGCAATATATCGAAGACAGGAAATGAAATTTATGCTTGAGAAGCTGGATAAAGTTTGCAGATGAGCATGTTTCAAAAGTCTTTGGATGAGACtatgaataaaaatatagaCGATTAAAATGTATTCAAGACAAACATGATAACCATTACGTTAGATGGTAGTGAAGATCACCTCGCAAGTAAGAAGCTCACGGATCTTGTTGGCAATGAAATGTTAGAATTAGAAGAAAGCTTCTGACAAATAAACCAGCACTCAACCTAAAAGAGCTATGATCAAACCATTTTCGAATGAAGGTTGACAAGGTTGATGATCAAGCCTCCATATGACGCAGTTTTAGAACTATACGATGGAGATGGAGATGATCTTGAACACATTTATTGTGAAGAACTGAATACTATTTAAATACTCCTGACATAACTGCAGAATCAGACAACCCTGGAAGTGTTGTCATAAGTGTGACTTCGACTGACACTGTTTAAGGCACAGAAGTTGATAAGCTAGTTTAATCCACGTGATTAATGATCACGTTTGCGAATATCAGGTGATCCTTTTTTAGACGCATAACGCCTCAAGCAGAACTTGCGGTGATACTAGCCATATAGCCCTGGTCGCAACTGACGGAAGGAAAACGAAAAACAGGTATGTAACCATAGCTAGTAtatcgatattactaagctatGGAACTACCCAAAATCAGTCAGAATCACCCAAAATACCTAGAACCAACCAAAATTACCCATAACAAAGCAGAATCAGCCAGAAAAATGGAGAACCAGCCAAACGTATGAAATCAATGGACCTGTTTATCTTTCAGACCTCCGCTCTGCTCGGACCTAGCGATGGTGATGTATATGCGCGTAAAATAAGTACTTCATGGCAACCCTGACCTCCACCCCAAAACCAGGGCttctttaaaaagatttttatccATTATTCTTGAGGGTCAGCCTCCATGTTCATGGCATATGGCAATAAAGAACGAACTAATAtcaaagaataatataaaacaaataatataCAGAAAAGCAAAACAAGGTATATGGATGCATTGTACATtcatgttaattaatttacaaaGTGATGTGTACACcaagtgttttttaaaaagttgaacTCAGCAGATATATGTTGCGAAATATTTGTTGCACAGTTCGGCACATCTCACCTTGTATATATACAATACAACACAAGACATTAACTGGCTAATTCAGCGTGATAAACACGcgtgaaaaatataaatacagcATCATATGCATTAATTTCCGATTAACTTCACAACTATGATGAACGGTATGATGATCAGCAACTGGATGAAAAAACTTCTCCAGCCATGAAGCCAAACGTGGAAGCTCTATAGCCTTTTTTCCGgagaagaaaaacaataaagatGACCATTTGTTACGCCGTGCATCTTACAATATATATTTTCGTACTCTGTTTTTTCACGATTTTCGTCATAAACTCGAAGTTTGGTGGTAcatgagaaataaaaaatatgaagaacATTAAACACTGTTAGCAAAAGTTTGCGATGCCAAGGCGAACTGACGATTGAGGAAAAACCTTTGCGAAAATCGCCTTGAATACTAACTCACTGCGCATATGCAGTCAGACCCGCAAAGAATTGCCGTAGAGAATCCGAAAAGAAACTTAGTTTCTGGCAACCTGCGATAGTGAAAACCtcgcttttaaaaaatgataatctctatttttatttttcttaacaacCAGCGGTGTCACGGGAGTTGTCACGTCAATTTTATCCTCAACGAGCACTACATTTGTCGAGTGACATTTTCGGGTGATATGGCATGGTTTACGACCAACATATGGGATACCGTTTAAAGTACAGAAGTTGATAAACCAGTTGATTTAATAGTGTTGATAAAAATCAATGACACCATCAGTGACGCAAACAACCAATGTTCTAACTCACTGCTACCATTTCGTTAAATATCAAAGGCGTGACTGCTAAGAGTGAAGAGTAAAGTATTAAAAGATGGGCTAAAAATAGATGGCATAATCAAAGAGACATCAATGTCTTCGAGTAGTGGGGCAAAAGAAGTGATCGAAAGGGCGGTGACTGTAGCAAACAATGCAAAAGAGATGTTATAGAGACAGGGACTGATAATGAAGGAAATCGATTCGACATTTTCAGTtggacaaatttaaaaaaacagactTTTTTTCCATTGTATTTGAGATGATTCAAATTTCCCTAAAAGGAGGGGgtataaagaaaatataaaaaaaattgaaatgggAACACCTGGGATCAAAATAGGACTAATTTCTTAAAGCAGGATCAACCTATCAGTTTCTGAACATacgggttgatgacatcatctaAATATCTGTCATCGTTCGGCAAAAGTACATGACCCTATACATTTTCTGGATGAGCGTTTAACGGGTAAACCAAATTCTGTAAAAAATTCATTGcacatttgtttgtttttgctgaAATCTGCAGAATTTTTAAACCCTAAAATTTCCTTCACCGTTCATCAAAGGCACATGATCCTATACGTTATCATTATCAGCGTTTCGAGCTTTACACATGAGTGAGTCGttgggtatacaaattttttacagCCTTAGCTGACGtcataaaagatttttaaacccGTATGTCCTTAATCGTTCGTTAAAACTAGGAGGATAGGTTGAAAGTACATGGTCCTATACattagtgtttcaagctctTTACAATAGTTGTAacaagttaaataaaaatttttttgcaagtcattgctgacgtcatcaaaattttaattacgagatctttttcattgtttttctgcctaggtggatttttccatgggtccttatcgactagtatgttATTAAAAAGACATTAAACTTATCTCGAAAATGCTGAAAATGTAATAAAGCTACTACATTCACATGCACGTAATTTTTGACGTAAGAGCTTACGGAAAATTTCTACGTAATTTGAATCATCTCAAATACAATGGAAAAAAGTCTTATAACAtattaaaactgtttttttaaattcgtccatctttttatttctaaattacAAAAAGTCTCCCGGATGGAGGCCCAGTGGTCCTAAACCTGGATATAAGTCCACAGGACTTATAAACAGGGCTTATTTATATGCGAGGAGGACTTATAAACAGGGCTTATTTATATGCGAGGGGATAGGGTACGTAAAGTTTTACGTAAGGGCTTACGGAATGGCTGGTGTTCATTCATTTTCTTACGTAACACATGTGACGGAATTATCGTAAACACCCACGGAGTTTCGTAAGTGATAAGGTAGATTTTTCATTCGAACAAAATTTTTGTTCACAACAAATCGTACGTAAgctaaaagaaggaaaaaagaaggaaaaaactGTGCAATAGCTTTCGATTCTATTTTCAAAGGTCTATAATTTATAAACTTTAATCAAAAACGAACACAAACTATAATTAAAATTTCTTCGTATAACGAGGAAGAGCTTTGTTTTGCAGGCCCGTCGAGACTGCGATTTCTAAGGTTTGTTGGTGTAGTGCGTGATCTGTTTTTAAGAACGTGATCCATTGCTTTTCTTTGATGACTGCGATGTTCCAAAGTTAACGCAACAAATACATTTGGTATAACGGGATATTTGCTACTGatacaaaatataaacttaCCCAAAGACCGAACCTGCGAGTTCAAAATATTAACCGATTAAAATACGCTTACCTGTTTAAAAGTCTAAGTAACATTGAAACAAACCTCACGCAAAGGAGAGAATTTTCCGCAAAAATTATACAAGAGCTTAGGTTATACCAAACCAGTACTTAAAGGGATACGAAACAATTCAATAAGCTCAATCGCCGCAATTTCTGAAGAATTGCGTGTAACAAACGGACTACTTAAAAGGTCAAGATtcaagaaattatacacactttagaacAACATGgacgtctagacaacctgtgtatgaaaattaatttttataatgaatttgcaatttttttattttattttctaaaaaaaaaattttcagtattttttttgcCGGTAAAATCACCTACGGTCTGTTAAGTTTATTGTATATCAGTGAATCCgaagtttgttttgacgagggAACAGAGACAATACGAGGacctgtatttgttaaaaaaatagtatattactagctttaagaaggtaattaatacctttataataattttaaagtcattgttgttgctcagactggctttatgtgcaataaacttgtatgtttctatgcaaaattttccaaggttagttcaaaaagtttgaagtttattttattagaagGTGTGAGTTAAAAGCAAGGGTAAGTACTGATATTATATAAATTATggatatcaaataaatataggGAACTTTTCTGCCATTCTCAGTTATATTTAGATGCCCAATATGATATTTAAGTTAATGAAGTTGTTGttgtcctcagtgatcataaacttttacaacgccattagctcgactttcgtgtgaGGTACTAAAGTCAAAAAACAACAGTTCGTAACCCCTTTAGTAGGTGATCTACCACATAGTGTGACCGTTGGAAATGAGGTCATACTcgctttgaaaaaaaatctctataataatagccgtattccgtctgtctgtctctgcgcggatcccccgctgagttagaagatgatgttacggaaacacgaatatcaaatgcgatatatttttatccactttgttgcgacgggtaaatataaaagacgggcgaactcgtggatttttccacgggcaacgactatctATATgataatacccgtatatgtctgtctgtcacgcaaaatggtagcttagctgcacaagtagtgagacgcacgtgatgcgatataaaaaggaagggcgaacccgtggatttttctacaggctaacgactagtaaataGATACTTTTTTCTGCTTTTCTTTCCGttgtattcatttttttttgccaaCAGTAACACAGCTATGTTATTTATGTGGCACTTTCTTCAGGGTCCCATGTTTATATTCTACTTTAGGTGGCGGGCAGTGTAAGGttattcctagctacctagctagctagtgaTAGAACAAAAGCAATTTTTAtgatactaattttttttgttgcagaaAGAACTTTAAACTGCAGATCTTGTTTCACATTAGTTAGACCTGAATCAATTGCATGCCACTTAAGTATTTTCactgtatagctagctagcaattaGAAGGGACAGTTCAGGAACAACACTGCAGATTAGACTATGATAGTTTAATTAAGCTGCAATAGTCTGTTTATCTATTTCTCCTAATTAGGTTAACAACATGGTTTTTGCTACCTGTGGCTTTTCCGTTGTGgtgctgatttttttttaactaaacagCCCACAAAAATTCTTTGAGAGGAATAGAGCTCAATTTTACATAGGGTAGCGAAggacaatatttttaaatcaaaatctatataataatacgctaagtgtgtctgtctgtctgattgtgacaggcaaagtggatgtgttcattttcctttaatgttgccgaaaaatgcatgtcttatttgttaaattttctgacgttacggcgcgacggtaataacattaatttaacgtcaatatcttatatcaaTTTAATAAAgccactagtcgataaagcccgtggaaaaatccacttgtgcagaataaaaacgaaaaaaaagcgtcatttaaattttgatgacgtcagcaa is drawn from Hydractinia symbiolongicarpus strain clone_291-10 chromosome 8, HSymV2.1, whole genome shotgun sequence and contains these coding sequences:
- the LOC130655925 gene encoding ubiquitin-conjugating enzyme E2 B, with the translated sequence MSTPARRRLMRDFKRLQDDPPAGVSGAPTENNIMQWNAVIFGPDDTPFEGGTFRLIMEFTEEYPNKPPIVKFLSKMFHPNVYADGGICLDILQNRWSPTYDVSSILTSIQSLLDEPNPNSPANSLAAQLYQENKREYEKKVQAIVEQSWQSA